A window of Pontibacillus halophilus JSM 076056 = DSM 19796 contains these coding sequences:
- the accC gene encoding acetyl-CoA carboxylase biotin carboxylase subunit, whose translation MIKKLLVANRGEIAVRIIRAAKELNIETVAVYSEADRESLHVQLADEAYCIGPTASKDSYLNFTNIMSVAILTESDAIHPGYGFLSENADFAEICAECNIIFIGPSAAAIRKMGTKDVARETMRAAGVPIVPGSEGLIKDEENGKEIAEEIGYPVIIKATAGGGGKGIRVARTEEDLVKGIRMTQQEAETAFGNPGVYIEKYIEDFRHVEIQVMADNFGNVIHLGERDCTVQRRLQKLIEETPSPAITEEIREEMGEAAVKAAQAVNYSGAGTVEFIYDKVNGRFYFMEMNTRIQVEHPVTEMVTGVDLIKEMIHVANGNELTYKQEDIQFQGWAMECRINAENPFKSFMPSPGEVQMYLPPGGFGVRVDSAAYPGWKIPPYYDSMIAKLITYGNTRKEAMDRMKRALDEFVIEGVHTTIPFHRRMMDHVVFREGDFNTKFLETYTIMEEE comes from the coding sequence GTGATTAAGAAACTCTTAGTGGCCAATCGCGGAGAAATCGCTGTCCGTATCATCCGTGCTGCCAAAGAATTGAATATTGAAACGGTTGCTGTCTATTCAGAAGCAGACAGAGAATCGTTACATGTGCAATTGGCAGACGAGGCGTACTGCATTGGTCCAACAGCTAGTAAAGACAGCTACTTAAACTTTACAAATATTATGAGTGTTGCCATCTTAACCGAATCAGATGCCATCCATCCAGGCTATGGATTTCTATCTGAGAATGCGGATTTCGCAGAGATTTGTGCGGAATGTAACATTATATTCATCGGGCCAAGTGCCGCAGCAATCCGTAAAATGGGAACGAAAGACGTTGCTCGCGAGACGATGAGAGCGGCTGGAGTCCCAATTGTTCCAGGTTCAGAAGGTCTCATCAAAGATGAGGAAAATGGGAAAGAGATTGCAGAAGAAATCGGCTATCCAGTTATTATTAAAGCGACTGCTGGCGGAGGCGGTAAAGGGATTCGTGTGGCAAGAACCGAAGAAGACTTAGTGAAAGGCATTCGCATGACGCAACAAGAGGCTGAGACTGCGTTTGGAAACCCTGGTGTTTACATTGAGAAATACATCGAGGATTTCCGTCACGTTGAAATTCAAGTAATGGCAGATAACTTTGGTAATGTCATTCACTTAGGGGAACGTGATTGCACGGTTCAACGACGTCTTCAGAAGTTGATTGAAGAAACTCCTTCCCCAGCAATCACTGAAGAAATTCGTGAAGAAATGGGAGAAGCTGCTGTGAAAGCCGCTCAAGCTGTAAATTACAGTGGGGCTGGCACGGTCGAATTCATCTATGATAAAGTAAATGGACGATTCTACTTTATGGAGATGAATACGCGTATTCAAGTCGAGCATCCTGTTACGGAAATGGTGACAGGTGTAGATCTGATTAAAGAGATGATCCACGTAGCTAATGGCAATGAATTAACATACAAACAAGAAGACATTCAATTCCAAGGTTGGGCAATGGAATGTCGGATTAACGCAGAGAACCCGTTTAAGTCCTTTATGCCTTCACCAGGAGAAGTACAGATGTATTTACCCCCAGGTGGGTTCGGCGTACGCGTGGACTCCGCTGCTTATCCAGGATGGAAGATTCCACCATATTATGATTCAATGATTGCTAAGCTCATTACGTATGGCAACACACGTAAGGAAGCCATGGACCGTATGAAGCGTGCTCTTGATGAATTTGTAATCGAAGGCGTACACACAACCATTCCATTCCACCGTCGTATGATGGACCATGTTGTCTTTAGAGAAGGAGATTTCAACACGAAATTTCTTGAGACTTATACTATAATGGAAGAGGAATAA
- a CDS encoding Asp23/Gls24 family envelope stress response protein — MSDNHLLKVSDDSTLGNVEIAPEVIEVIAGIAATEVAGVASMRGNFATDVVERLGKKNHGKGVRVDLTDEGIIVDIYVVMDFGISIPKTAQKIQDNVRQGLLNMTALDIKEINVHIVGVQMETKEELNQEEV, encoded by the coding sequence TTGAGCGATAACCACCTTTTAAAAGTCAGTGATGATTCTACTTTAGGAAACGTAGAAATTGCACCTGAAGTCATTGAAGTCATTGCCGGGATTGCCGCGACCGAAGTAGCTGGTGTAGCTTCGATGAGAGGGAACTTTGCTACTGATGTAGTAGAGCGACTCGGTAAGAAGAACCATGGGAAAGGCGTTCGCGTAGATTTGACGGACGAAGGCATCATCGTCGACATCTACGTCGTCATGGATTTTGGAATTTCGATTCCGAAGACCGCACAGAAGATCCAAGACAACGTTCGTCAAGGATTATTGAACATGACCGCGCTTGACATTAAGGAAATAAACGTCCATATTGTCGGTGTACAAATGGAAACAAAAGAAGAATTGAACCAAGAAGAAGTGTAA
- a CDS encoding polyprenyl synthetase family protein, which yields MKETLATFIQNHVVQLNSELEASIRKRAIPDRLKESMLYSIKAGGKRIRPMLMLAANDAFGGTPERVMPVASAVEMIHTYSLVHDDLPAMDDDDVRRGQPTNHKQFDEATAILAGDGLLTTAFHLISQSSLTDGEKGFILKEMAQASGAEGMVAGQMLDMEAEGEELTLEELENIHRLKTGELLRFSVLAGAYLGGANVEQREAIERYAKALGLLFQVQDDILDVVGNADELGKPIGSDVGNDKSTYPQLLGLEGAKEQKEIYARKAKDALVEAGVESTLLEDFVDYINDRTA from the coding sequence GTGAAAGAAACGCTCGCAACGTTTATTCAGAATCATGTCGTACAACTAAATAGTGAATTGGAAGCTTCCATCAGAAAGCGAGCAATCCCAGATCGCCTGAAGGAATCCATGCTCTATTCCATTAAAGCTGGCGGAAAACGCATTCGTCCTATGCTAATGTTAGCTGCTAACGACGCATTTGGAGGCACACCTGAACGTGTGATGCCTGTTGCAAGTGCAGTTGAGATGATTCATACTTATTCCCTTGTGCATGATGATTTACCGGCTATGGATGACGATGATGTCCGTCGTGGTCAACCAACCAATCACAAGCAGTTTGATGAAGCTACAGCAATCCTAGCTGGAGATGGATTATTGACAACTGCCTTTCATCTCATCTCTCAGTCTTCATTAACGGATGGAGAGAAAGGATTTATTCTTAAAGAGATGGCTCAAGCGAGTGGCGCTGAGGGAATGGTAGCTGGACAGATGTTAGATATGGAAGCCGAAGGGGAAGAGCTAACCTTAGAGGAATTAGAGAACATCCACCGTCTGAAAACAGGAGAACTACTCCGGTTTTCAGTACTTGCAGGTGCTTATTTAGGTGGTGCGAACGTGGAGCAACGAGAGGCCATTGAACGTTATGCGAAAGCTCTAGGTCTATTATTCCAAGTTCAAGATGACATTCTTGATGTTGTAGGAAATGCAGATGAGCTAGGAAAGCCAATTGGTAGCGATGTCGGAAATGACAAGAGCACCTATCCACAATTGCTAGGTCTAGAGGGAGCTAAGGAGCAAAAAGAAATTTATGCTCGAAAAGCTAAGGATGCATTAGTTGAAGCTGGCGTCGAAAGTACGTTGCTCGAAGATTTTGTCGATTACATTAATGATCGAACTGCATAA
- the folD gene encoding bifunctional methylenetetrahydrofolate dehydrogenase/methenyltetrahydrofolate cyclohydrolase FolD, whose product MAAEIIYGKELAESIRARLKDEVAELHSQQIHPKLAVVILGNDPASQSYVKGKKKASANIGMDAELIELSEETTQAELLDVVDRLNQDTDIHGILVQLPLPDHINEDVIIEAISPEKDVDGFHPISIGRMMAGKETFLPCTPLGIMTMFHEKGISIRGKHAVVVGRSRIVGKPVGQLLLNEHATVTYCHSRTENMDKYIQEADILIVAVGKPGFVHGDQIKDGAVVIDVGVNRIEDGTLTGDVDFESAKEKASYITPVPRGVGPMTITMLLQNTIQAAKQIHHATTQGSPS is encoded by the coding sequence ATGGCAGCAGAAATTATTTATGGAAAAGAGTTAGCTGAGAGCATTCGTGCACGGTTGAAAGACGAAGTTGCCGAGCTACATAGTCAACAAATCCATCCAAAATTAGCTGTAGTAATCCTTGGAAACGATCCCGCATCTCAGTCTTATGTGAAAGGGAAGAAAAAGGCGTCTGCGAACATCGGCATGGACGCAGAGCTAATTGAGCTTTCGGAAGAAACAACTCAAGCTGAACTCCTTGATGTTGTGGATCGGCTGAATCAAGATACCGATATTCATGGAATTCTAGTTCAGTTACCCCTCCCTGACCACATTAATGAAGATGTCATCATTGAAGCCATTTCCCCGGAGAAAGATGTTGATGGATTTCATCCCATTAGTATAGGGAGAATGATGGCTGGTAAAGAAACCTTCCTTCCATGCACACCACTCGGGATTATGACGATGTTCCATGAGAAAGGCATCTCAATTCGTGGCAAACATGCGGTTGTAGTGGGTAGAAGTCGCATTGTTGGTAAACCGGTTGGACAACTTCTATTAAATGAGCATGCGACCGTTACCTATTGTCACTCTCGCACTGAGAATATGGATAAGTACATTCAAGAGGCTGACATCCTCATTGTAGCTGTAGGGAAGCCTGGCTTCGTACACGGAGACCAGATCAAAGATGGGGCGGTTGTTATTGATGTCGGCGTGAACCGGATTGAAGATGGAACGTTAACGGGAGACGTTGATTTCGAATCAGCGAAAGAAAAGGCCTCCTACATTACTCCAGTCCCGCGCGGAGTTGGTCCAATGACCATTACAATGCTCTTACAGAACACGATTCAAGCTGCTAAACAAATTCATCATGCTACGACTCAAGGGAGCCCCTCTTAG
- a CDS encoding exodeoxyribonuclease VII small subunit, whose product MSEQAQQELSFEEAMKQLEELVGKLEEGDVPLEKAITYYQEGMKLSKVCNDKLTRVEKQMEQIMNEQGEFEPFTVQEEE is encoded by the coding sequence ATGAGTGAACAAGCGCAACAGGAATTGAGCTTTGAAGAGGCGATGAAGCAATTAGAGGAACTCGTTGGGAAACTTGAAGAAGGCGATGTTCCTTTAGAGAAAGCAATCACCTACTACCAAGAAGGTATGAAACTTTCGAAAGTGTGTAATGACAAACTAACTCGTGTTGAGAAACAAATGGAACAAATCATGAATGAACAGGGTGAATTTGAACCGTTTACCGTTCAGGAGGAAGAGTAA
- the accB gene encoding acetyl-CoA carboxylase biotin carboxyl carrier protein — translation MLKVQEIRELIKLIDESSIDEFTYETNGTKVSMKKNEGEVVTRPAVAETPVIEQPTPSVQPRQETPAPAMEEAPTETSAANWDKEIVSPMVGTFYESPSPEDAPYVKAGDSVKADSVVCIVEAMKLFNEIEAEVDGEIVERLVENGQLVEYGQPLFRVKSK, via the coding sequence ATGTTAAAAGTACAAGAAATCCGTGAACTGATCAAACTCATTGATGAGTCCTCGATAGACGAATTCACTTATGAAACAAACGGTACGAAAGTGTCGATGAAGAAAAACGAAGGGGAAGTTGTGACGCGTCCTGCTGTAGCAGAAACGCCAGTGATTGAACAACCAACACCTTCTGTACAACCAAGACAAGAAACCCCTGCTCCCGCTATGGAGGAAGCACCAACAGAAACCTCAGCAGCGAATTGGGATAAAGAAATTGTATCTCCAATGGTTGGTACATTCTACGAGTCTCCATCGCCTGAGGATGCTCCTTACGTTAAAGCTGGCGATTCAGTAAAGGCAGATTCAGTTGTATGTATTGTTGAAGCGATGAAGCTATTCAACGAGATTGAAGCAGAGGTTGATGGCGAAATCGTAGAACGCTTAGTTGAAAATGGCCAGTTAGTTGAATATGGACAGCCATTATTCCGAGTGAAATCCAAATAA
- a CDS encoding SpoIIIAH-like family protein, with product MMLKKQTVWLLTMLSLMIVLSVYYITSPNDNELAYIDENSDEEQSAQGDLQTEDGEALQTQGKDGEQQTVISEISSDELFTKIRMEMEDNRSRLKEELNDIVTSTEVSANEKNEAISQIRDIQELATKESVLEETILAQAEYPDVLVRAEEQMVYVTVKSAELTETQANSIMQMVRDEFGQIEVQVDFQPSEQ from the coding sequence ATGATGTTAAAGAAGCAAACGGTATGGTTGTTGACGATGTTGAGTTTGATGATTGTGTTGAGTGTGTATTACATCACCTCGCCAAATGACAATGAACTTGCGTATATTGACGAGAATTCGGACGAAGAGCAAAGTGCTCAAGGGGATTTGCAAACAGAGGATGGTGAAGCTCTTCAAACTCAAGGCAAAGATGGAGAGCAGCAGACGGTCATTTCAGAAATTTCTTCAGATGAATTGTTTACAAAGATCCGTATGGAAATGGAAGACAATCGAAGCCGCTTGAAAGAAGAATTGAATGATATTGTTACCTCAACAGAAGTGAGTGCGAATGAGAAGAATGAGGCGATTAGCCAAATTCGAGACATTCAAGAGTTGGCAACGAAGGAAAGTGTGTTAGAGGAAACAATCTTGGCACAAGCAGAGTATCCGGATGTACTTGTACGTGCGGAGGAGCAAATGGTTTATGTAACTGTGAAATCAGCAGAATTAACAGAGACCCAAGCGAATTCAATCATGCAGATGGTTCGGGATGAATTTGGTCAAATTGAAGTCCAAGTTGATTTCCAGCCTTCTGAGCAATAG
- the nusB gene encoding transcription antitermination factor NusB, protein MKRRTAREKAFQALFQMDINDIPPRESIANVLEEGIMTDKFLETIVFGVTEHKESIDEQIQQHLEKWTIKRVASVEKTLLRMATFEMGYVEDVPNKVALNEAIELAKVFGDDQSGRFINGVLKKVLDSYEQ, encoded by the coding sequence ATGAAACGTCGTACAGCAAGAGAAAAAGCATTCCAAGCCTTATTCCAAATGGATATAAATGATATACCTCCACGTGAATCAATCGCGAACGTGCTAGAAGAGGGAATTATGACAGACAAATTCCTAGAAACGATTGTGTTCGGTGTGACGGAGCATAAAGAATCAATCGACGAACAGATTCAGCAACATTTAGAGAAGTGGACAATTAAACGTGTAGCATCCGTTGAGAAAACGCTACTCCGTATGGCTACATTCGAAATGGGATACGTTGAGGACGTACCGAACAAAGTTGCGTTGAACGAAGCAATTGAATTAGCCAAAGTATTTGGTGATGATCAATCGGGCCGATTCATCAATGGTGTTCTAAAGAAAGTGCTCGATTCTTACGAACAATAA
- the xseA gene encoding exodeoxyribonuclease VII large subunit, with protein MKDRYLTVTALTKYIKRKFETDQHLREVWLRAEISNFKQHSRGHMYLTLKDQTSRVSAVMFSGNNKHLKFTPENGMNVLVKGEISVYEPVGQYQLYIRQMEPDGVGALYLAYEELKKKLSGEGLFEEARKKPIPKYPNHIAIITSPTGAAIRDIITTIKRRYPLVKLSVLPVSVQGPHAAPSVVKAIQHANELDGIDVIITGRGGGSIEELWAFNEESVARSIANSEVPIISAVGHETDYTISDFVADLRAPTPTGAAEMAVPSREEVQQHVQSLKRYLHRVVHTEINQSRQRLQAMQRSYAFRYPAKLMQQKEQDLDRLMEHLQRNVNMSLERKQEKVGNLIQRLSQQHPERQIELSKVNVQQLTTRNQRAMKQELGSQQQAFGQLLNKLNLLNPLEIMQRGYAIPFTSDGSVVKTVQDVQPGDSVQVRLKDGVLDAEVRGIAEEDYNE; from the coding sequence GTGAAAGACCGCTACTTAACGGTTACCGCATTAACTAAATATATTAAGCGGAAATTTGAGACAGACCAGCATTTACGCGAGGTTTGGCTAAGAGCAGAAATTTCAAATTTCAAGCAGCATAGTCGTGGGCATATGTATTTAACGTTGAAAGATCAAACTTCACGTGTTTCCGCCGTTATGTTTAGCGGAAACAATAAACACCTTAAATTCACACCAGAAAACGGAATGAATGTGCTTGTTAAGGGTGAAATCAGTGTATATGAGCCTGTAGGTCAATATCAACTTTACATACGTCAAATGGAACCAGATGGTGTTGGAGCGCTATATTTGGCTTATGAAGAATTAAAGAAGAAACTTTCAGGTGAAGGGTTGTTTGAAGAAGCGCGCAAGAAGCCCATTCCAAAGTATCCAAACCATATTGCGATTATTACATCACCGACTGGAGCTGCGATTCGTGACATTATTACTACAATCAAGCGTCGGTACCCGCTTGTAAAGCTTTCTGTATTGCCAGTATCTGTGCAGGGGCCACATGCGGCACCTAGTGTAGTAAAGGCAATTCAACACGCCAACGAGCTTGATGGGATTGATGTGATTATTACAGGGCGAGGTGGTGGGTCCATTGAAGAATTATGGGCCTTTAACGAGGAATCGGTAGCTCGCTCAATTGCAAACTCCGAAGTACCAATCATTTCTGCTGTTGGACACGAGACAGACTATACGATCTCAGACTTTGTTGCTGATTTACGCGCTCCAACCCCAACAGGTGCTGCAGAGATGGCTGTCCCTTCTCGAGAAGAAGTGCAGCAACATGTCCAATCGTTAAAACGATACCTTCACAGAGTCGTCCATACTGAAATCAATCAGTCACGACAAAGACTTCAAGCGATGCAGCGTTCTTATGCGTTTCGTTACCCTGCGAAGCTTATGCAGCAGAAAGAGCAGGACTTGGACCGTTTAATGGAGCACTTGCAACGTAACGTTAATATGTCACTAGAGCGGAAACAAGAAAAGGTTGGGAATCTTATTCAACGACTGTCCCAACAACACCCAGAAAGACAAATCGAGCTTTCAAAGGTGAATGTTCAGCAGCTTACCACAAGGAACCAGCGAGCAATGAAGCAAGAATTGGGCTCTCAACAGCAAGCGTTCGGTCAGTTGTTGAATAAACTTAACTTATTAAACCCCCTAGAGATTATGCAACGAGGCTACGCTATTCCATTCACAAGTGATGGGAGTGTCGTAAAGACGGTTCAAGATGTACAACCGGGTGATTCTGTCCAAGTTCGTTTGAAAGATGGAGTTTTAGACGCAGAAGTAAGGGGTATAGCTGAGGAGGATTACAATGAGTGA